A region of Solibacillus isronensis DNA encodes the following proteins:
- the tenA gene encoding thiaminase II has protein sequence MGFCEKVRKETDFYWEASFYHPFVQGIADGSLPLEKFKFYMLQDAYYLKHYTKVLALAAAKATTDEDVQYFLQTAKFIHDAELELHRTTFKELGVTADDLEQFEPAPAAYNYVSHMYNAVHNGDVAEAFAAILPCPWLYQEIGQRLKDARPNVPLYEQWIALYASEEMLQNIEIQKSMLDRYAKEQPAKLKVLQEHFKKSCYYEWMFWEMPWTKQSWEQGVYVNEPASN, from the coding sequence ATGGGATTTTGTGAAAAGGTAAGGAAAGAAACGGATTTTTATTGGGAGGCCAGCTTCTATCACCCTTTTGTACAAGGGATTGCAGATGGGAGTTTACCGCTGGAGAAGTTTAAGTTTTATATGCTGCAGGATGCGTATTATTTGAAACATTATACGAAAGTTCTTGCTCTTGCAGCTGCAAAAGCGACTACAGATGAAGATGTTCAATATTTTCTGCAAACAGCTAAATTTATTCATGACGCAGAGCTGGAGTTACACCGTACAACGTTTAAAGAATTAGGTGTGACAGCGGATGATTTGGAACAATTCGAACCGGCTCCAGCAGCCTATAACTATGTAAGCCATATGTATAATGCAGTGCATAACGGAGATGTAGCAGAAGCATTTGCGGCAATTTTACCTTGCCCATGGCTGTATCAGGAAATTGGGCAAAGGTTAAAAGATGCACGCCCGAATGTCCCCCTTTATGAACAGTGGATTGCACTATATGCGTCCGAGGAGATGCTTCAAAATATTGAAATACAAAAGTCGATGCTGGATCGATATGCGAAAGAACAACCGGCAAAGCTAAAAGTATTGCAGGAACATTTTAAGAAAAGCTGTTATTACGAATGGATGTTCTGGGAGATGCCTTGGACGAAGCAAAGCTGGGAACAAGGGGTGTATGTCAATGAGCCTGCAAGCAATTAA
- a CDS encoding NAD(P)H-dependent flavin oxidoreductase encodes MGNIPGILQNLRIPVIGAPLFIISNPKLVIAQCKAGIVGSMPALNARPASQLDEWLAEITEELASYNAKNPERPAAPFAINQIVHKTNDRLEQDMELCVKYKVPIIITSLGAREEVFEAAHSYGGIVFHDVINNYFAKKAIQKGADGIIAVAAGAGGHAGQQSPFALIQEIREWFEGPLALSGSIARGHSVLAAQAMGADFGYIGSPFIATEEAFARQEYKQMIVDSTAEDIVYSNLFTGIHGNYLKGSIMNAGMDPNSLKESDPSAMNFNDNTAKAWKDIWGSGQGIGAIKEITSTQQFVDKLAEEYVQAYHELNGKRTAVAHLQ; translated from the coding sequence ATGGGGAATATTCCGGGAATTTTACAAAACTTACGTATCCCAGTAATTGGGGCACCGTTGTTTATTATTAGCAATCCAAAATTGGTTATTGCACAATGCAAGGCAGGAATTGTCGGGTCGATGCCAGCGCTGAACGCAAGGCCGGCAAGCCAGTTGGATGAATGGTTAGCTGAAATTACAGAGGAGTTGGCAAGCTATAATGCCAAAAATCCGGAGCGGCCGGCAGCGCCATTTGCCATTAACCAGATTGTCCATAAAACAAATGACCGGCTGGAACAGGATATGGAGCTTTGTGTGAAATATAAAGTTCCGATTATTATTACTTCACTTGGGGCACGCGAAGAAGTTTTTGAGGCAGCACATAGTTATGGAGGCATCGTTTTTCATGATGTAATTAACAATTATTTTGCAAAAAAAGCGATTCAAAAAGGTGCGGACGGTATCATTGCAGTAGCAGCAGGTGCAGGAGGCCATGCAGGTCAGCAGAGTCCATTTGCGCTTATACAGGAAATCCGTGAATGGTTTGAGGGTCCATTAGCTTTATCAGGATCAATCGCACGAGGCCATTCAGTATTGGCTGCACAGGCGATGGGAGCTGATTTCGGTTATATTGGCTCACCGTTTATCGCGACCGAAGAAGCCTTTGCTCGTCAAGAATATAAACAGATGATTGTTGATAGTACCGCAGAAGATATTGTTTACAGCAATTTATTTACAGGAATCCACGGAAATTATTTGAAAGGTTCTATCATGAATGCGGGGATGGATCCGAATAGTTTAAAAGAAAGTGATCCTTCTGCAATGAACTTCAATGATAATACAGCAAAAGCCTGGAAAGATATTTGGGGAAGCGGGCAAGGGATTGGTGCAATTAAAGAGATTACTTCTACACAACAATTTGTTGATAAACTGGCTGAAGAATATGTACAGGCTTATCATGAACTGAATGGTAAAAGAACGGCAGTAGCCCATTTACAATAG
- a CDS encoding glycoside hydrolase family 18 protein, with protein MWAIAQAYGTTVQSIVEANQIPEPARLVVGQALVVPLKGQYYIVQPGDSLWSIGQRFQVNYLTLAQANGLNPDALLMIGTSLYIPEPTKRSAEILAYVEPRGDEISETLLDQVREASPYLTYLAIFSFEARRDGSLKAPTINPLPEIAEQNNTGIAMAITNLEDYQFSAELARDIFQSVAVQNLLLDNIIAEAKRIGNISDIHFDFERISRDQREAYNNFLRRAVERLHAEGYTVSTALAPKTRADQPGEWFMGHDYKAHGEIVDFVMLMTYEWGYSAGPPMAVSPLPQVEQVVQYALTEIPANKILLGQNLYGYDWTLPFVQGGDYAEAISPQRAIEVAKRYNAAIQFDYTAQAPYFNYYDEQGRSHIVWFEDARSIQAKFDLVKRLNLRGVGYWKLGLPFPQNWQLIGANFNVVKK; from the coding sequence TTGTGGGCAATCGCACAGGCTTATGGAACAACAGTGCAAAGTATAGTGGAAGCCAACCAAATTCCAGAGCCGGCCCGGTTAGTGGTCGGGCAAGCATTGGTCGTTCCATTGAAAGGGCAGTATTATATCGTACAGCCAGGGGATAGTTTATGGTCTATTGGTCAACGTTTTCAGGTGAATTATTTAACGCTTGCACAAGCAAATGGCTTGAATCCGGATGCTTTGCTGATGATTGGCACCTCACTGTATATACCGGAACCAACTAAAAGGTCCGCAGAAATTTTGGCATATGTAGAACCAAGAGGCGATGAAATAAGTGAAACGCTGCTGGACCAAGTTCGGGAGGCAAGTCCTTATTTAACGTATTTAGCTATTTTCAGTTTTGAAGCAAGACGGGATGGTTCATTAAAAGCGCCTACAATTAACCCATTACCGGAAATTGCTGAGCAAAATAATACAGGAATAGCAATGGCAATCACTAATCTGGAGGATTATCAGTTTAGTGCTGAGCTAGCACGTGATATTTTCCAAAGTGTCGCTGTTCAAAATTTACTGCTGGACAATATCATAGCTGAAGCAAAGCGTATTGGAAATATTTCAGATATCCATTTTGATTTCGAACGGATTTCACGCGATCAGCGGGAAGCTTATAATAACTTTCTTCGTAGAGCTGTCGAGCGTTTGCATGCAGAAGGGTATACAGTTTCTACTGCATTGGCTCCAAAAACGAGAGCCGATCAGCCGGGTGAATGGTTTATGGGGCATGACTATAAAGCGCATGGTGAAATAGTGGATTTTGTTATGCTAATGACATACGAATGGGGCTATTCTGCTGGACCTCCAATGGCCGTCTCACCGCTGCCGCAAGTTGAGCAAGTAGTACAATATGCATTAACAGAAATTCCTGCAAATAAAATTTTACTTGGGCAAAATTTGTATGGCTACGATTGGACATTGCCTTTTGTACAAGGAGGAGATTACGCTGAAGCAATAAGCCCTCAACGTGCCATTGAAGTGGCAAAACGTTACAATGCGGCTATCCAATTTGACTATACTGCACAGGCTCCATACTTTAATTACTATGATGAACAAGGCCGTTCGCATATTGTCTGGTTTGAGGATGCACGTTCCATTCAGGCAAAGTTTGATTTAGTAAAGCGCTTGAATTTGCGCGGTGTTGGCTATTGGAAGTTAGGATTGCCATTCCCGCAAAACTGGCAGCTCATCGGGGCTAATTTCAATGTGGTAAAGAAATAG
- a CDS encoding cell wall hydrolase encodes MPRVKYRDSDVDLMARMMRAEAEGEGKQGMLYVGNVIVNRAIATCLDFNDVRTIEQVIFQVQGNNYSFEAVQKGNMFYQRARETERRLARQALDYWRQHPAKYALWYFNPYGPCPPTWYDQPFTGQFKQHCFYEPIGGTCDSVYQG; translated from the coding sequence ATGCCAAGAGTAAAATACCGGGATTCCGATGTCGATTTAATGGCTCGAATGATGCGGGCTGAGGCTGAAGGTGAAGGAAAACAAGGGATGCTGTATGTCGGAAATGTAATTGTAAACCGAGCTATTGCCACGTGCCTGGATTTTAATGATGTAAGAACAATCGAACAGGTTATTTTCCAAGTACAGGGCAATAACTATTCTTTTGAGGCGGTACAAAAAGGAAACATGTTTTATCAAAGGGCCAGGGAGACAGAAAGAAGATTAGCAAGACAGGCGCTGGACTATTGGAGACAACATCCAGCGAAATATGCACTTTGGTATTTCAACCCATATGGTCCTTGTCCTCCAACATGGTACGATCAACCATTTACAGGTCAATTTAAACAGCATTGCTTTTATGAACCGATAGGTGGTACATGTGACAGTGTTTATCAGGGCTAA
- a CDS encoding YpzG family protein, protein MDKKGFTDPKSKKIHHNWTSDKHQKSQIKGETEVTLNNQILRINAKARQF, encoded by the coding sequence ATGGATAAGAAGGGTTTCACAGATCCAAAATCTAAGAAGATCCACCATAACTGGACGAGCGATAAGCATCAAAAATCTCAAATCAAAGGGGAAACAGAGGTAACTTTGAACAACCAGATTTTGAGAATTAATGCGAAGGCGAGACAGTTCTAA
- a CDS encoding M14 family metallopeptidase, which translates to MEIFVRPGDSFWYYSQVFNVPFQLILDSNRNLNAQALMPNQPAQIPGYVTNPYTVQRGDTIWSIAQRINMPMDALFLLNPVLSPYVLQVGLRLRLPVRVTWRVVNGEQDYDYRKMVQDIRSLQAIYPFIVNDPIGNSVLDKEIPGLTIGNGQKRVHFNASFHANEWITTPIVMTFLNDYLLSLTNNGAIRGLYTLPLYNQTNLNIVPMVNPDGVDLVLNGPPENEIIRNKLIEWNGGSTDFSGWKANINGVDLNDQFPAEWERERERNPKTPGPRDYGGESPLSEPESIAMAELTVERDFARVLAFHTQGQVIYWGFMGLEPPETEQLVNEFARVSGYEPVQTIESYAGYKDWFIQDWRRPGFTVELGLGTNPLPISQFGEIYEEALGIFLSALYM; encoded by the coding sequence GTGGAGATTTTCGTAAGACCGGGTGATTCCTTTTGGTATTACAGCCAGGTTTTTAATGTTCCTTTTCAGCTGATACTTGACTCAAACCGGAATTTGAATGCACAGGCACTGATGCCCAACCAACCCGCTCAGATTCCCGGTTATGTGACAAATCCATATACGGTTCAACGTGGAGATACGATTTGGTCGATAGCACAAAGAATCAATATGCCGATGGATGCGCTTTTTCTGCTAAATCCGGTACTCAGTCCATACGTACTTCAAGTTGGTCTACGGCTGCGGCTGCCTGTCCGTGTAACATGGAGAGTTGTAAACGGTGAACAGGATTATGATTACAGGAAGATGGTGCAGGATATTCGTTCATTGCAGGCAATCTATCCGTTTATCGTTAATGACCCGATTGGCAATTCTGTATTAGATAAGGAAATTCCGGGGCTCACGATTGGGAACGGGCAGAAACGTGTGCATTTTAATGCTTCTTTTCATGCCAATGAGTGGATTACGACACCGATTGTCATGACGTTTCTTAATGATTATTTACTGTCGCTTACGAATAATGGTGCAATACGAGGGCTTTATACATTGCCATTATATAATCAGACGAATTTAAATATTGTACCTATGGTAAATCCGGACGGAGTGGATTTAGTGCTGAACGGACCTCCGGAAAATGAAATTATCCGCAATAAGCTTATCGAATGGAATGGCGGCAGTACAGATTTCTCTGGTTGGAAAGCGAATATTAACGGGGTTGATCTGAACGACCAGTTCCCTGCTGAATGGGAACGTGAAAGAGAAAGAAATCCGAAAACGCCTGGGCCGCGGGACTATGGTGGGGAAAGTCCGCTATCCGAACCGGAATCCATCGCAATGGCCGAACTGACAGTTGAACGAGATTTCGCACGCGTGTTGGCTTTCCATACTCAAGGGCAAGTTATTTATTGGGGATTCATGGGATTGGAACCTCCGGAAACAGAACAGCTTGTCAATGAATTTGCAAGGGTAAGCGGATATGAGCCGGTACAGACAATTGAAAGCTATGCGGGGTATAAAGACTGGTTTATTCAGGATTGGCGCCGCCCTGGTTTTACAGTCGAACTGGGACTAGGAACGAACCCATTGCCAATTAGCCAATTTGGTGAAATTTATGAAGAAGCTTTAGGAATTTTTTTAAGTGCACTCTATATGTAA
- a CDS encoding ABC transporter ATPase, which translates to MLKKLTEQDFAVLRGPLESGRQSPNSLASVLVLGILLQALCFYLTYNIAGKYTVYPKFESIKTIHMWFTGIIILLSLLFAIPAIFKKMQKLQYFLSIIMTQNFSVFFFLSPLYLLGEQDRATVASLLNLTWITLSIAGVFFIATWIRFYLLLKKGHYRTESRSEEMRGKFETKSYIPIAIIGSTAFVFLIRFVVKIGSSDLYETITLVFLTFGIFYTLIFVLPEQLVILYCKIRFKSFNFDMNGYLNTERAGKNNRRVKQS; encoded by the coding sequence ATGCTAAAAAAACTAACCGAACAAGATTTCGCAGTATTACGGGGACCGTTGGAGTCTGGTAGACAAAGTCCGAATTCGTTGGCATCGGTGCTTGTTTTAGGTATTCTCCTGCAGGCACTGTGTTTCTATCTGACTTATAATATTGCAGGTAAATACACAGTCTATCCAAAATTCGAAAGCATTAAAACAATCCACATGTGGTTTACAGGGATCATTATTTTATTGTCTCTTTTATTCGCTATTCCTGCCATTTTTAAAAAGATGCAGAAGCTTCAGTACTTCCTGTCGATTATCATGACACAAAATTTTTCCGTATTTTTCTTTCTGTCCCCGTTATATCTTTTAGGGGAACAGGACCGTGCAACAGTTGCTTCTCTATTAAACTTAACTTGGATTACACTTTCCATCGCAGGCGTGTTTTTTATTGCTACATGGATCCGCTTTTATTTACTTCTTAAAAAAGGGCATTACCGAACCGAATCAAGAAGCGAAGAAATGCGTGGTAAATTTGAAACGAAATCCTATATTCCGATTGCAATTATCGGCAGTACGGCATTTGTTTTTCTTATCCGATTTGTTGTGAAAATCGGTTCGTCCGATTTGTATGAAACAATCACGCTCGTCTTTTTGACTTTTGGCATATTTTATACACTCATTTTCGTATTGCCGGAGCAGCTTGTCATACTGTATTGCAAAATAAGATTTAAAAGCTTCAATTTTGATATGAACGGTTATCTGAACACGGAAAGAGCAGGCAAAAATAATAGAAGAGTAAAACAAAGCTAG
- a CDS encoding YkvI family membrane protein translates to MKKSIQIAGAFVSLVVGAGFASGQEIMQYFTSFGLMSVFGCIVATIIFTMLGMTLAQIGSDLQTTSHKEGIHFIGGRFFGPVLDQLISFVLFGIAVVMLAGAGSTFNQMYSMDASVGSLVMALLVVVTLMLNAESIIKMLAALMPYLLGIIFILLIYSLFTMNYPISELNAIAKSQPSATPHWFSGAIIYVSYNIAGGAAMLIVMGGTAPNRKVARIGGALGGIFLGLLILLINIALFVKMDIVAGVEMPTLELAKQIHPAVGIIMSFVLLAMIYSTAVGTLSILAVRIVKRDRFAFKVAVNLLCIIGFAISLVGFTTLISKLYVLMGYLGIGLILCILISALFKSSNQKVS, encoded by the coding sequence TTGAAAAAGAGTATTCAAATTGCAGGGGCGTTTGTCAGTTTAGTTGTCGGTGCAGGTTTTGCTTCAGGACAAGAGATTATGCAGTACTTTACAAGCTTTGGGTTAATGAGTGTGTTTGGATGTATTGTAGCAACGATTATTTTTACGATGTTGGGGATGACGCTTGCACAGATTGGTTCGGATTTGCAGACGACTTCCCATAAGGAAGGTATTCATTTTATTGGTGGACGCTTTTTTGGTCCGGTACTGGACCAGCTGATTTCCTTTGTGCTGTTCGGCATTGCGGTTGTTATGCTGGCTGGGGCAGGCTCTACATTCAATCAGATGTACAGTATGGATGCATCGGTCGGCAGCTTGGTAATGGCGCTGCTCGTCGTAGTGACACTGATGCTAAATGCGGAAAGTATCATTAAAATGCTGGCGGCGCTCATGCCTTATTTACTTGGTATCATTTTTATCCTTTTAATTTATTCTTTGTTTACGATGAATTATCCAATAAGTGAACTGAATGCAATCGCAAAAAGTCAGCCTTCTGCAACACCGCACTGGTTTTCTGGTGCTATTATTTATGTTTCGTACAATATTGCGGGTGGTGCGGCAATGCTTATTGTGATGGGGGGCACGGCTCCAAATAGAAAGGTTGCAAGAATAGGAGGTGCTTTAGGGGGCATTTTTCTAGGTTTGCTTATATTGCTCATTAATATTGCCTTATTTGTCAAAATGGATATTGTGGCAGGTGTGGAAATGCCAACACTGGAACTTGCAAAACAAATTCATCCTGCTGTAGGAATCATCATGTCCTTCGTGCTGTTAGCGATGATTTACAGTACCGCTGTAGGAACTCTGTCTATACTGGCTGTACGAATCGTAAAACGGGATCGTTTTGCATTTAAGGTTGCGGTCAATTTACTATGCATCATTGGCTTTGCGATTAGTTTAGTTGGCTTTACAACGTTGATTAGTAAGTTGTATGTCTTAATGGGTTATTTAGGTATAGGGCTAATCCTGTGTATTTTAATTTCAGCATTATTTAAATCGAGTAATCAGAAGGTAAGTTGA
- a CDS encoding SIMPL domain-containing protein has protein sequence MMFQPVANTREMTVTGTGEIVAQPDYAQVQIEVRTQGENVSTIQRENAVIMNRVIDSLIALKIPKESIQTAAYNIFPTYDFIDGRQVLRGYEVQNAITVKIADIGQVGTVIDTAIQNGANHVSAIEFKITDTDVYYRQALQFALIDAVGKATAMAKTMRVTLHTLPVEIIEEQTIAPIPYKAMQLSSQRVVTPIEPGTMTVSASVRVKFSY, from the coding sequence ATGATGTTTCAACCAGTCGCTAACACCCGGGAAATGACCGTTACAGGGACTGGTGAAATTGTTGCTCAGCCTGATTATGCGCAAGTACAAATCGAAGTTCGGACGCAAGGGGAAAATGTCAGCACGATTCAGCGGGAGAATGCGGTCATTATGAATCGTGTAATAGACTCACTAATAGCTTTAAAGATTCCAAAAGAATCGATTCAGACAGCAGCTTACAATATCTTTCCAACCTATGATTTCATAGATGGAAGACAGGTGCTAAGGGGCTATGAAGTACAAAACGCTATTACAGTGAAAATCGCCGATATTGGTCAAGTAGGTACGGTAATTGATACGGCAATTCAAAATGGAGCAAACCATGTATCCGCTATCGAGTTTAAAATAACGGATACAGATGTTTACTACCGGCAGGCACTTCAGTTTGCTCTGATCGATGCCGTGGGGAAAGCAACAGCTATGGCTAAAACGATGCGCGTCACATTACACACGTTGCCGGTGGAAATAATCGAAGAGCAAACGATTGCTCCCATCCCGTACAAAGCGATGCAGTTAAGCAGCCAACGGGTAGTGACACCGATAGAACCTGGAACAATGACAGTAAGCGCATCAGTTCGTGTAAAGTTTAGTTATTAG
- a CDS encoding precorrin-2 dehydrogenase/sirohydrochlorin ferrochelatase family protein: MFPMMVNIRDKKVIVIGGGKIAAKRIESLLRFQPNITVVSPVLEERLHAFVENGVIEHIAKSFQTCDVQDALLVIAATNDTAVNQLVKESCHPNQLINIVDNPANSSFHFPAMYEKNEITIAVTTSGISPILAKNLRDDFAAIVDGLEPDYLLFLKEVRQLVKAGQFTKEQKRFLLAECLEDYYQTDAQMRTMFLRKLHAAENGI, translated from the coding sequence ATGTTTCCGATGATGGTCAACATAAGAGATAAAAAAGTGATTGTAATAGGAGGCGGAAAAATCGCTGCTAAGCGGATCGAGTCGTTATTACGCTTCCAACCGAATATTACAGTCGTAAGTCCAGTGCTTGAGGAACGTTTGCATGCCTTTGTTGAAAATGGTGTAATCGAGCATATTGCAAAATCGTTTCAAACTTGTGATGTACAAGACGCACTTCTCGTCATTGCAGCTACAAATGATACAGCGGTAAATCAACTGGTTAAAGAAAGCTGCCACCCCAATCAGCTAATTAATATTGTCGATAATCCTGCAAATAGTTCGTTTCATTTTCCGGCAATGTATGAGAAAAATGAAATTACGATCGCGGTGACGACGAGTGGTATTAGCCCGATTCTTGCTAAAAATCTGCGGGATGACTTCGCAGCAATTGTGGATGGACTTGAACCGGATTACTTATTATTTTTAAAGGAAGTCCGGCAACTAGTGAAAGCGGGTCAATTTACAAAGGAACAGAAGCGATTTCTGCTTGCAGAGTGTTTGGAAGATTATTATCAGACCGATGCACAAATGCGAACAATGTTTTTAAGAAAACTGCATGCGGCAGAGAACGGCATTTGA
- the cysI gene encoding assimilatory sulfite reductase (NADPH) hemoprotein subunit — MSQKIVLPPQSGKPNDVERIKDESNYLRGTLEKTMQYPISSGIPDDDNRLMKFHGSYLQDDRDLRTERERQKLEPAYQFMARVRTPGGAATPEQWLVMDEMAEKYGNGSLKLTTRQAFQVHGILKWNVKKYMQEIHEVLLDCIAACGDVNRNVMCNVNPNQSTFHEEVYNWSARLSEHLLPRTRAYHELWLDGEKVYDGTQDTEIEPVYGALYLPRKFKIGIAVPPSNDIDVFSQDIGFIAIVQNDELLGFNVAVGGGMGMTHGDKETYPQLGRLIGYIPKERLLKTAEKILTIQRDYGNRAERKKARFKYTVDAKGLDFIKEELHQRLGWELEEVRPYTFKRTGDEYGWIKGENGKWHFTLFIQNGRIKDFDDYQLKTGLREIAKVHTGVFRLTPNQNLLIADVTPHKKTVIDKLLKAYNITDGAHYSALRRNSIACVSLPTCGLAMAEAERYLPTLITKIDEILGDNGLRETEIGIRMSGCPNGCSRAAMGEIGFIGKGPGKYNLYLGGDFKGQRLNKIYKENIGEEEILSILAPIFSEYAKERFEGEHFGDFTIRKGYVEAVTDGRQFHKLSEVRS; from the coding sequence ATGAGTCAGAAAATTGTACTTCCCCCACAGTCGGGTAAACCGAATGATGTCGAACGTATTAAAGACGAAAGTAATTATTTACGGGGAACTTTAGAAAAAACAATGCAGTATCCAATTAGTTCAGGAATTCCGGATGATGATAATCGTCTCATGAAATTTCATGGCAGCTATTTACAGGACGATCGGGATTTACGTACAGAACGCGAACGGCAAAAGCTGGAGCCAGCCTACCAATTTATGGCCCGTGTCCGAACTCCGGGAGGTGCGGCAACACCGGAACAGTGGCTTGTAATGGATGAGATGGCGGAAAAGTACGGGAATGGGTCACTAAAATTAACGACTCGTCAGGCATTCCAGGTGCATGGCATTTTAAAATGGAATGTCAAAAAGTATATGCAGGAAATTCACGAAGTACTGCTTGACTGTATCGCTGCATGCGGTGACGTAAACCGGAATGTGATGTGTAATGTTAACCCGAATCAATCGACATTTCATGAAGAAGTATATAATTGGTCAGCTAGGTTAAGTGAACATTTACTGCCTCGTACTCGTGCATACCATGAACTATGGCTCGATGGAGAAAAAGTTTACGATGGGACACAAGATACAGAAATAGAGCCTGTATACGGTGCCCTGTATTTACCGCGTAAATTTAAAATTGGTATTGCCGTTCCACCGAGCAATGATATTGATGTATTTTCACAGGATATTGGTTTTATTGCCATTGTACAAAATGACGAGCTGCTAGGCTTCAATGTCGCGGTAGGCGGCGGGATGGGTATGACACATGGAGATAAAGAAACATACCCGCAATTAGGACGTTTAATCGGATATATTCCAAAAGAGCGCCTGCTTAAAACAGCCGAGAAAATTTTAACAATCCAACGCGACTACGGAAATCGTGCGGAACGTAAAAAAGCCCGCTTTAAATATACGGTAGATGCAAAAGGTTTGGATTTTATTAAAGAAGAGCTGCATCAGCGCTTAGGGTGGGAGCTCGAAGAAGTAAGACCGTACACATTCAAGCGTACAGGAGATGAGTACGGCTGGATAAAAGGTGAAAATGGAAAATGGCATTTTACATTATTCATTCAAAACGGGCGAATTAAAGATTTTGATGATTATCAGTTAAAAACAGGTTTGCGTGAAATTGCAAAAGTGCATACAGGGGTTTTCCGTTTAACACCTAACCAGAATCTTTTAATCGCGGATGTAACACCACATAAAAAAACGGTCATTGATAAGCTGTTAAAAGCCTACAACATTACGGATGGTGCGCATTACTCGGCACTGCGCCGCAATTCAATTGCCTGTGTCTCATTACCGACATGCGGCTTGGCAATGGCAGAGGCGGAGCGTTATTTGCCTACGTTAATTACAAAAATTGATGAAATATTGGGAGATAACGGGCTGCGTGAAACCGAGATCGGTATTCGTATGTCAGGATGCCCGAACGGCTGTTCACGTGCAGCAATGGGTGAAATCGGTTTTATCGGAAAAGGACCTGGCAAATATAATTTATACTTAGGCGGAGATTTTAAAGGACAGCGCTTAAACAAAATCTACAAAGAAAATATTGGTGAAGAAGAAATTTTGAGTATCCTTGCACCGATTTTTTCTGAGTATGCAAAAGAACGTTTCGAAGGTGAACATTTCGGTGATTTCACGATTCGTAAAGGTTATGTAGAAGCAGTAACGGATGGCCGACAATTCCATAAGTTAAGCGAAGTGCGAAGCTGA